The following are from one region of the Candidatus Effluviviaceae Genus V sp. genome:
- a CDS encoding CoA-binding protein, translating to MASNGPDIRCLFEPRAVAVVGASHTPGKIGHTILKNIVDGGYEGEVYPVNPKGGEILGHTVYQNPSDCPGEIDLAVTAVPAKHAIQAVKDLADCRTKYNLVITSGFSEVGNLEDERELVSYATERGMRILGPNIFGMFSASSSLDATFGPGGILHGSVAIITQSGALGLAMIGKTAVESVGISAMISVGNKADVDEADLLHYLMDDEHTRAILMYIEGVRDGERLLAVLDETTQKKPVVAIKSGRSKRGAVAAASHTGSLAGSDDIFDAVMRQVGVIRAESVEEAFNLCKFLSRTVVPKGRNAAIVTNGGGIGVLATDACEKYEVPLYDDQAKLREIFEPATPDFGSTKNPIDLTGQATAEDYRVALDAAQKSDAIESVLALYCETALFTAADLVSMIRDTYAQYQEGGKPVLYSVFGGSETEKSLSVLNNERIPVFGDVYETVACLGGLYQYGRHLAERTGATDDAELDVGAVKRIVARARADGRGFLLADEGQELMKTVGIGLPESRVARTIQDAVEAAEDLGYPVVMKVVSRDILHKSDVGGVALGLEDRDEVMDAYQAIMRNAKSRMPDARIKGVEVAEMVQSGVELIVGARRDASFGPIVMFGMGGIYVEVLKDVSFRAVPLDRREVLSMMKEIRAYPLLLGVRGEARRDIEGVTDAIIRLATLIRHCPEISDIEVNPLVAYEQGHGTKAVDVRVLLAEPAGGGTDA from the coding sequence ATGGCGAGTAACGGTCCCGACATCCGCTGTCTCTTCGAGCCCCGGGCCGTGGCGGTCGTGGGCGCCTCCCACACACCGGGGAAGATCGGACACACCATCCTCAAGAACATCGTCGATGGGGGCTACGAGGGGGAGGTCTACCCGGTCAACCCGAAGGGGGGAGAGATCCTCGGGCACACGGTCTACCAGAACCCGTCGGATTGCCCCGGGGAGATCGACCTCGCCGTCACAGCCGTGCCCGCGAAACACGCCATTCAGGCGGTGAAGGACCTGGCGGACTGCAGAACGAAGTACAACCTGGTCATCACCTCGGGCTTCTCGGAGGTCGGCAACCTCGAGGACGAGCGGGAGCTCGTCAGCTACGCGACCGAGCGCGGGATGCGGATCCTCGGGCCGAATATCTTCGGCATGTTCTCCGCGTCGTCGTCGCTCGATGCGACCTTCGGTCCCGGCGGCATCCTGCACGGCAGCGTCGCGATCATCACGCAGAGCGGTGCGCTGGGCCTCGCGATGATCGGCAAAACGGCCGTCGAGAGCGTCGGCATCTCTGCGATGATATCGGTCGGCAACAAGGCCGACGTCGACGAGGCCGATCTGCTGCACTACCTTATGGACGACGAGCACACCCGGGCGATCCTCATGTACATCGAGGGAGTGCGGGACGGGGAGAGGCTGCTCGCGGTGCTCGACGAGACGACGCAGAAGAAGCCCGTCGTGGCCATAAAATCCGGACGGTCGAAACGGGGGGCCGTCGCAGCAGCCTCGCACACGGGCTCCCTGGCCGGGTCTGACGATATCTTCGATGCGGTCATGCGGCAGGTCGGCGTCATCCGCGCGGAGAGCGTCGAGGAGGCGTTCAACCTCTGCAAGTTCCTCTCGAGAACCGTCGTGCCGAAGGGACGTAACGCGGCCATCGTGACGAACGGAGGGGGCATCGGTGTGCTCGCCACCGACGCGTGCGAGAAGTACGAGGTGCCTCTGTACGACGACCAGGCGAAGCTCCGGGAGATCTTCGAGCCCGCGACGCCGGACTTCGGCTCGACCAAGAACCCCATCGACCTGACGGGTCAGGCGACCGCCGAGGACTACCGGGTCGCGCTCGACGCGGCGCAGAAGAGCGACGCGATCGAATCGGTCCTCGCGCTCTATTGCGAGACGGCCCTCTTCACGGCGGCCGACCTCGTGTCGATGATCCGCGACACGTACGCTCAATACCAGGAGGGCGGGAAGCCGGTGCTCTACTCCGTCTTCGGCGGCTCGGAGACCGAGAAGAGCCTCTCGGTACTGAACAACGAGCGCATCCCCGTCTTCGGCGACGTCTACGAGACGGTCGCCTGTCTCGGAGGCCTCTACCAGTACGGGAGGCACCTTGCCGAACGAACGGGCGCGACCGACGACGCGGAGCTCGATGTGGGGGCGGTGAAGCGCATCGTCGCACGCGCGCGGGCCGACGGTCGCGGATTCCTGCTCGCGGACGAGGGGCAGGAACTCATGAAGACAGTCGGCATCGGGCTTCCCGAGAGCCGGGTCGCGCGAACCATCCAGGACGCCGTAGAGGCCGCCGAAGACCTCGGTTATCCTGTCGTGATGAAGGTCGTGTCCCGCGACATCCTGCACAAGAGCGACGTCGGCGGCGTCGCGCTCGGCCTCGAGGACCGGGACGAGGTGATGGACGCCTACCAGGCCATCATGCGGAACGCGAAGTCCCGGATGCCCGACGCCCGGATCAAGGGGGTCGAGGTCGCAGAGATGGTCCAGTCGGGGGTCGAGCTGATCGTGGGCGCCCGGCGAGACGCGAGCTTCGGACCGATCGTGATGTTCGGCATGGGTGGCATCTACGTGGAGGTGCTGAAGGACGTGTCGTTCCGGGCGGTCCCGCTGGACCGCCGCGAGGTGTTGTCCATGATGAAGGAGATCCGCGCCTACCCGCTGCTTCTGGGAGTGCGCGGCGAGGCGCGGCGTGACATCGAGGGCGTGACCGACGCGATCATCCGTCTCGCCACGCTGATCCGGCACTGTCCGGAGATCTCCGACATCGAGGTGAACCCATTGGTCGCAT